A window of Puntigrus tetrazona isolate hp1 chromosome 11, ASM1883169v1, whole genome shotgun sequence contains these coding sequences:
- the LOC122354069 gene encoding legumain-like isoform X1: MAANGKHWVMLVAGSKTWSNYRHQADVCHAYQIIHQNGIPDEQIVVMMYDDIANNDDNPYPGNIINRPNGPNVYPGVPKDYTGGDVTPENFLAALKGERQNSQKKVISSGENDTIFIYLSDHGSPGIFCFPNNTLHANDLIETIKEMARNKKFSKMVIYMESCFSASMFTQLPDNIHVYAVTAAGANERSYACYFDPVRKTYLADVFSALWMYYTETNDLDKVTFLNQFSYLQQAMNTSHPCCFGDMTAGEKPISEFLRNTPRSIQESAKAQQLVLTDLTQAHEVPFKILENQINIETDEDRKQDLIRKLDALHQIKAKIEGTVETIKRHFPDFAHEDEDYSQMDLHSFKTVAEHFRTTCFDWHEEEFQMALSHTHVFARLCARGVKTERIIEVITKVSSL; encoded by the exons ATGGCGGCAAATGGAAAACATTGGGTGATGCTTGTAGCGGGTTCAAAGACATGGAGCAATTACCGACACCAG GCTGATGTGTGTCACGCCTATCAGATCATACATCAGAACGGGATTCCTGACGAACAGATTGTGGTCATGATGTATGATGACATCGCCAATAACGATGA CAATCCTTATCCTGGGAACATCATTAATAGACCAAACGGACCGAATGTGTATCCAGGCGTCCCAAAAGATTACACCGGAGGG GATGTTACCCCTGAAAACTTCCTGGCTGCTCTTAAAGGAGAGAGACAAAACTCtcagaaaaaagtcatttcaag TGGGGAAAATGACACAATATTCATCTATCTGTCAGATCATGGAAGTCCAGGCATATTTTGCTTTCCTAACAACACC CTTCATGCCAATGATCTCATTGAAACCATCAAGGAAATGGCGAGGAACAAGAAGTTCTCCAAG ATGGTGATATATATGGAATCCTGTTTTTCTGCATCAATGTTTACCCAACTCCCAGATAACATTCATG TGTATGCAGTGACTGCAGCGGGAGCAAATGAGAGAAGTTACGCCTGTTACTTCGATCCTGTGAGGAAGACCTATCTCGCCGATGTATTCTCAGCTCTTTGGATGTACTACACTGAAACG aatgatCTCGATAAAGTAACATTCCTGAATCAGTTTAGTTATCTTCAGCAAGCGATGAATACCTCTCACCCCTGCTGTTTTGGGGACATG ACAGCTGGTGAGAAACCCATCAGTGAGTTCTTGAGAAACACTCCTCGGTCCATTCAGGAGTCAGCTAAAGCTCAGCAGCTTGTGTTGACTGATTTGACACAGGCCCATGAAGTGCCTTTCAAAATCTTGGAGAATCAAATCAACATAGAAACTGATgaagacagaaaacaagatttgaTCAGAAAACTTGATGCTCTTCATCAG ATTAAAGCTAAAATTGAAGGAACAGTGGAAACTATCAAACGGCACTTTCCTGACTTTGCACATGAGGATGAAGATTATTCTCAGATGGATTTACATTCTTTCAAAACCGTAGCTGAACATTTCAGGACAACCTGCTTCGACTGGCACGAGGAAGAG TTTCAGATGGccttgtcacacacacacgtgttcgCTCGTCTCTGTGCTCGTGGAGTTAAAACAGAGAG GATCATAGAGGTCATAACAAAGGTCTCCAGTCTCTAA
- the LOC122354069 gene encoding legumain-like isoform X2, giving the protein MAANGKHWVMLVAGSKTWSNYRHQADVCHAYQIIHQNGIPDEQIVVMMYDDIANNDDNPYPGNIINRPNGPNVYPGVPKDYTGGDVTPENFLAALKGERQNSQKKVISSGENDTIFIYLSDHGSPGIFCFPNNTLHANDLIETIKEMARNKKFSKMVIYMESCFSASMFTQLPDNIHVYAVTAAGANERSYACYFDPVRKTYLADVFSALWMYYTETNDLDKVTFLNQFSYLQQAMNTSHPCCFGDMTAGEKPISEFLRNTPRSIQESAKAQQLVLTDLTQAHEVPFKILENQINIETDEDRKQDLIRKLDALHQIKAKIEGTVETIKRHFPDFAHEDEDYSQMDLHSFKTVAEHFRTTCFDWHEEEMALSHTHVFARLCARGVKTERIIEVITKVSSL; this is encoded by the exons ATGGCGGCAAATGGAAAACATTGGGTGATGCTTGTAGCGGGTTCAAAGACATGGAGCAATTACCGACACCAG GCTGATGTGTGTCACGCCTATCAGATCATACATCAGAACGGGATTCCTGACGAACAGATTGTGGTCATGATGTATGATGACATCGCCAATAACGATGA CAATCCTTATCCTGGGAACATCATTAATAGACCAAACGGACCGAATGTGTATCCAGGCGTCCCAAAAGATTACACCGGAGGG GATGTTACCCCTGAAAACTTCCTGGCTGCTCTTAAAGGAGAGAGACAAAACTCtcagaaaaaagtcatttcaag TGGGGAAAATGACACAATATTCATCTATCTGTCAGATCATGGAAGTCCAGGCATATTTTGCTTTCCTAACAACACC CTTCATGCCAATGATCTCATTGAAACCATCAAGGAAATGGCGAGGAACAAGAAGTTCTCCAAG ATGGTGATATATATGGAATCCTGTTTTTCTGCATCAATGTTTACCCAACTCCCAGATAACATTCATG TGTATGCAGTGACTGCAGCGGGAGCAAATGAGAGAAGTTACGCCTGTTACTTCGATCCTGTGAGGAAGACCTATCTCGCCGATGTATTCTCAGCTCTTTGGATGTACTACACTGAAACG aatgatCTCGATAAAGTAACATTCCTGAATCAGTTTAGTTATCTTCAGCAAGCGATGAATACCTCTCACCCCTGCTGTTTTGGGGACATG ACAGCTGGTGAGAAACCCATCAGTGAGTTCTTGAGAAACACTCCTCGGTCCATTCAGGAGTCAGCTAAAGCTCAGCAGCTTGTGTTGACTGATTTGACACAGGCCCATGAAGTGCCTTTCAAAATCTTGGAGAATCAAATCAACATAGAAACTGATgaagacagaaaacaagatttgaTCAGAAAACTTGATGCTCTTCATCAG ATTAAAGCTAAAATTGAAGGAACAGTGGAAACTATCAAACGGCACTTTCCTGACTTTGCACATGAGGATGAAGATTATTCTCAGATGGATTTACATTCTTTCAAAACCGTAGCTGAACATTTCAGGACAACCTGCTTCGACTGGCACGAGGAAGAG ATGGccttgtcacacacacacgtgttcgCTCGTCTCTGTGCTCGTGGAGTTAAAACAGAGAG GATCATAGAGGTCATAACAAAGGTCTCCAGTCTCTAA
- the LOC122354072 gene encoding cerebellin-4-like yields MACSGQENEMSEQISSEDRKHSLNDGASAQQRCHQCFSDIHAALRELTATVTEQKANIRALETRLREELNKKTEEMSNLTQSELEKLRKEITDREIAFSAALTKSGGGNVGPFTTDITLVYKNVFTNIGNAYNPITGIFTAPLKGAYMFRISVYSPASQSTPSTVYMKKNGNNVIVAHGHQDQFAVNASNGAVLVLDAGDVVYVTLCSSRMIFDNESNHSTFSGYLLFPLRG; encoded by the exons ATGGCTTGTTCAGGACAGGAAAATGAGATGAGTGAACAGATCAGCTCTgaggacagaaaacacagtcTGAACGATGGAGCTTCAGCTCAACAACGCTGCCATCAGTGCTTCTCTGACATCCACGCAGCATTAAGAGAGCTGACCGCCACAGTCACAGAGCAGAAAGCCAACATCAGAGCCTTAGAGACGCGGCTGAGAGAAGAGCTGAACAAGAAGACTGAGG AAATGTCAAATCTTACTCAAAGTGAGCTGGAGAAGTTGAGGAAGGAAATTACAG ACAGAGAGATAGCATTTTCGGCTGCACTGACCAAATCTGGTGGTGGAAATGTTGGTCCTTTTACCACTGACATCACACTAGTTTACAAGAACGTCTTCACAAACATAGGGAACGCCTACAACCCCATTACAG GTATTTTCACAGCCCCACTGAAAGGAGCGTACATGTTCAGAATCTCTGTCTACAGTCCGGCTAGTCAATCAACTCCATCAACTGTCTACATGAAGAAGAATGGAAACAATGTGATTGTAGCACACGGTCATCAGGATCAGTTTGCGGTGAACGCCTCGAATGGAGCTGTGTTGGTCCTGGACGCTGGAGATGTCGTCTATGTCACTCTTTGTTCTAGCAGGATGATATTTGATAATGAATCTAATCACAGCACTTTCAGTGGATACCTACTGTTTCCCTTAAGAGGATAG
- the LOC122354073 gene encoding mitoregulin-like: MADVSERTLQVAIVVSFAAGFIAGWQANRMRRRFLDWRKKRLQDKLAETQKKLDLS; this comes from the coding sequence ATGGCCGATGTGTCTGAGAGGACGTTACAGGTCGCTATAGTCGTTTCGTTTGCGGCCGGTTTTATCGCCGGCTGGCAGGCAAACAGGATGAGGAGAAGGTTCTTGGACTGGCGGAAAAAAAGGTTACAGGACAAGCTCGCAGAAACACAGAAGAAGCTAGACCTGTCTTGA